The following coding sequences are from one Halorubrum sp. BOL3-1 window:
- the hemC gene encoding hydroxymethylbilane synthase, whose product MTETLRLATRGSDLALRQAETVREALSSRRRDVELRQVETRGDQIPDELIHRLGKTGAFVRALDEEVLAGDADLAVHSLKDLPTEEMEDLAVAGVPERAPSGDVVVQPEGVGIEDLPAGSVVGTGSLRRGAQIRAARPDLTVEPVRGNVDTRIEKLLAPGLQAEHERRLIASGDSRAATAEGADDGGESDDGERADDGDRADDEPNWDALGNDADDAADAGDEVDEEFDRSVEEWFDSLSDLERAAMERRVETEYDALVLAEAGLRRSNLFYKVETTRLPREEFVPAAGQGAIAVTASDPDVVEAVRETVDHPRTRVAVTVERTVLGELNGGCVAPIGVSALVKGEHVHVRARVLSTDGTEEVTDTRDLPIRSHATAAAEFAADLADRGADDLIAEARAEAGVGTGTDE is encoded by the coding sequence ATGACCGAAACGCTCAGGCTCGCGACCCGCGGGTCGGACTTGGCCCTCCGACAGGCCGAGACCGTCCGCGAGGCGCTGTCGAGCCGACGCCGCGACGTCGAACTCCGGCAGGTGGAGACGCGCGGCGACCAGATCCCCGACGAACTGATCCACCGCCTCGGGAAGACGGGCGCGTTCGTGCGCGCCCTCGACGAGGAGGTGCTCGCCGGCGACGCCGACCTCGCCGTCCACTCGCTGAAGGACCTCCCGACCGAGGAGATGGAGGACTTGGCCGTCGCGGGCGTCCCCGAGCGCGCCCCGTCCGGCGACGTGGTGGTCCAGCCGGAGGGAGTCGGAATCGAGGACCTCCCCGCCGGGTCGGTCGTCGGGACCGGCTCGCTCCGTCGCGGCGCACAGATCCGGGCGGCTCGCCCCGACCTCACCGTCGAGCCGGTCCGCGGCAACGTCGACACCCGGATAGAGAAGCTGCTCGCGCCGGGCCTCCAAGCGGAACACGAGCGCCGCCTGATCGCTTCCGGCGACTCCCGAGCGGCGACCGCAGAGGGGGCAGACGACGGCGGGGAATCGGATGACGGCGAGAGAGCGGACGACGGCGATAGAGCGGACGACGAGCCGAACTGGGACGCGCTCGGTAACGACGCCGACGACGCGGCCGACGCGGGAGACGAGGTCGACGAGGAGTTCGACCGGAGCGTCGAGGAGTGGTTCGACTCGCTGTCGGACCTCGAACGCGCGGCGATGGAGCGTCGAGTCGAGACCGAGTACGACGCCCTCGTCCTCGCGGAGGCGGGCCTGCGACGCTCGAACCTGTTCTACAAGGTGGAGACGACGCGGCTCCCGCGCGAGGAGTTCGTCCCCGCGGCCGGGCAGGGGGCCATCGCGGTCACCGCGAGCGACCCGGACGTGGTCGAGGCGGTCCGCGAGACGGTCGACCACCCGCGGACCCGCGTGGCCGTCACCGTCGAGCGGACGGTCCTCGGCGAACTCAACGGCGGCTGCGTCGCGCCGATCGGCGTCTCGGCGCTCGTCAAAGGCGAACACGTCCACGTCCGAGCGCGGGTGCTCTCGACGGACGGGACGGAGGAGGTGACCGACACCCGAGACCTGCCGATCCGCTCGCACGCGACGGCCGCCGCGGAGTTCGCCGCGGACCTCGCGGACCGCGGCGCGGACGACCTGATCGCCGAGGCTCGCGCGGAGGCGGGAGTGGGGACGGGGACCGATGAGTGA
- the cobA gene encoding uroporphyrinogen-III C-methyltransferase: MSEGGAGAGTGTGPAAGGDEPPTRRRDDPVGTVFLVGSGPGDPDLLTVKSKRLIESADVVLHDKLPGPEILGEIPEAKREDVGKRAGGEWTPQEYTNRRMVELAEAGNRVVRLKGGDPFVFGRGGEEAEHLAAAGIPFEVVPGVTSAIAGPAVAGIPVTHRDHASSVSFVTGHEDPTKDESAVNWDALAATGGTVVVLMGVGKLPAYATELRDAGLDGDTPVALVERATWPDMRVATGTLDTIVDARDEAGIEPPAITVIGDVAATRDRVVTFLENAGSAPVRSASEDDGSAERRDDAPVEGEGDAPTDGGDEA, translated from the coding sequence ATGAGTGAGGGCGGCGCCGGCGCGGGGACGGGAACCGGGCCGGCGGCAGGCGGCGACGAGCCGCCGACCCGCCGCCGCGACGACCCGGTCGGGACGGTCTTCCTCGTCGGCTCCGGGCCGGGCGACCCGGATCTGCTGACAGTGAAGTCGAAGCGGCTGATCGAGTCGGCCGACGTGGTCCTCCACGACAAGCTCCCGGGACCGGAGATCCTCGGTGAGATCCCCGAGGCGAAGCGCGAGGACGTGGGGAAACGCGCCGGCGGCGAGTGGACGCCTCAGGAGTACACCAATCGCCGGATGGTCGAGCTGGCGGAGGCGGGGAACCGCGTCGTCCGACTGAAGGGTGGCGACCCGTTCGTCTTCGGGCGCGGCGGCGAGGAGGCTGAACACCTCGCGGCGGCCGGGATCCCTTTCGAGGTCGTCCCCGGCGTCACCTCCGCGATCGCCGGTCCCGCGGTCGCCGGGATACCCGTCACGCACCGCGACCACGCCTCGTCGGTCTCGTTCGTCACCGGCCACGAGGACCCGACGAAAGACGAGTCCGCGGTGAACTGGGACGCGCTCGCGGCGACCGGCGGGACGGTCGTCGTGCTGATGGGCGTCGGCAAGCTGCCGGCCTACGCCACCGAACTCCGCGACGCCGGCCTCGACGGCGACACGCCCGTCGCCCTCGTCGAACGCGCCACCTGGCCCGACATGCGCGTCGCGACCGGCACGCTCGACACGATCGTCGACGCCCGCGACGAGGCGGGGATCGAGCCGCCCGCGATCACCGTGATCGGTGACGTGGCCGCGACCCGCGACCGCGTCGTGACCTTCCTCGAAAACGCCGGCTCCGCGCCGGTCAGGTCCGCGAGCGAGGACGACGGATCGGCGGAAAGAAGAGATGACGCCCCGGTAGAGGGGGAAGGCGACGCGCCGACCGACGGGGGTGACGAGGCGTGA
- a CDS encoding uroporphyrinogen-III synthase yields MSDGGDRRPRVAVFRPDDERIESAVELLRSLGAEPTADPMLEVEPTGAVPDDAPLVVLTSKTGVELAAEAGWEPGNADLAVIGPATAAAARDAGWTVDIVPEEYTSAGLVAALEPRVAGECVVVARSDHGSDVLLDGLREAGADVSETVLYRLSRPAGAGDSAELMAIDELDAVTFTSSLTVENFLAAAADRGVSDEARAGLADAVVGAIGPPTAETAADRGVDVDVVPDEASFEALATAVVDAFDDESADGPDADRR; encoded by the coding sequence GTGAGCGACGGCGGAGACCGGAGGCCTCGCGTGGCCGTCTTCCGTCCCGACGACGAGCGGATCGAGTCGGCCGTCGAGCTGCTCCGGTCGCTCGGTGCGGAGCCGACCGCTGACCCGATGCTCGAAGTCGAGCCGACGGGGGCCGTCCCCGACGACGCGCCGCTCGTCGTGCTCACGAGCAAGACCGGCGTCGAGCTGGCCGCCGAGGCGGGCTGGGAACCCGGTAACGCCGACCTCGCGGTCATCGGACCGGCGACGGCGGCGGCCGCCCGCGACGCGGGCTGGACCGTCGATATCGTCCCCGAGGAGTACACCTCCGCCGGCCTCGTCGCGGCGCTCGAACCCCGCGTCGCGGGCGAGTGCGTCGTCGTCGCCCGCTCCGATCACGGCAGCGACGTGCTCTTGGACGGTCTCCGCGAGGCCGGCGCCGACGTGAGCGAGACCGTGCTGTACCGGCTCTCGCGGCCGGCCGGTGCGGGGGACTCGGCTGAATTGATGGCGATCGACGAGCTCGACGCGGTCACGTTCACCTCCTCGCTGACGGTCGAGAACTTCCTCGCGGCGGCCGCGGACCGCGGCGTCAGCGACGAGGCGCGCGCCGGGCTGGCGGACGCGGTCGTCGGCGCTATCGGCCCGCCGACCGCGGAGACCGCCGCGGACCGCGGCGTCGACGTCGACGTCGTCCCGGACGAGGCGTCGTTCGAGGCGCTCGCGACCGCTGTCGTCGACGCGTTCGACGACGAGTCAGCGGACGGACCCGACGCCGACCGACGGTAA
- a CDS encoding 5'-deoxyadenosine deaminase, whose translation MLIAGTLLADSETVIPDGAVVVEGETIAAVGDETALRERYPDHERRAFDIVAPGLIGGHVHSVQSLGRGIADDTALLDWLFDAVLPMEAAMDAEATRAAAELGYLECLESGTTTVVDHLSVNHAAEAFEAAIDTGIRARLGKVLMDKASPDGLLEETDAALAASEDLIREYHGAAGGRVRYAVTPRFAVTCTEECLRGCRELADRYDGVTIHTHASENVEEIETVEADTGRRNVLWLDEVGLTGPDVTLAHCVHTDEREREVLADTDTVVTHCPSSNMKLASGIAPVQDYLDRGVTVALGNDGPPCNNTLDPFTEMRQASLLGKVDARDPTRLPASTVLEMATEGGARAAGFDRLGTLREGQRADVIGLTTDLTRATPIHDPLSHLVYAARGDDVVFAMVDGEVRYADGEHVGIDADAVRERATRQAKRVVEEAGIETDASV comes from the coding sequence ATGCTGATCGCCGGAACCCTCCTCGCCGACTCAGAGACCGTCATCCCCGACGGCGCCGTCGTCGTCGAGGGGGAAACGATCGCCGCGGTCGGCGACGAGACCGCCCTCCGCGAGCGCTACCCCGACCACGAGCGCCGGGCGTTCGACATCGTCGCGCCCGGCCTCATCGGGGGCCACGTTCACTCCGTCCAGTCGCTGGGCCGGGGGATCGCGGACGACACCGCGCTGCTGGACTGGCTGTTCGACGCCGTGTTGCCGATGGAGGCGGCGATGGACGCCGAGGCGACTCGGGCGGCGGCCGAGCTGGGCTACCTGGAGTGTCTCGAATCCGGGACGACGACCGTCGTCGACCACCTCTCGGTGAACCACGCCGCGGAGGCGTTCGAGGCCGCGATAGACACCGGGATCCGCGCCCGGCTCGGGAAGGTGCTGATGGACAAGGCGTCGCCCGACGGACTCTTAGAGGAGACCGACGCCGCGCTCGCGGCGAGCGAGGACCTGATCCGGGAGTACCACGGCGCGGCCGGCGGTCGCGTCCGGTACGCGGTCACGCCGCGGTTCGCGGTCACCTGTACCGAAGAGTGCCTGCGCGGCTGCCGGGAGCTGGCCGACCGGTACGACGGGGTGACGATCCACACCCACGCCAGCGAGAACGTCGAGGAGATCGAGACCGTCGAGGCCGACACCGGGCGGCGGAACGTGCTCTGGCTCGACGAGGTGGGCCTGACCGGTCCGGACGTGACGCTCGCGCACTGCGTCCACACGGACGAGCGCGAGCGCGAGGTACTCGCGGACACCGACACGGTCGTCACTCACTGCCCCTCCTCAAACATGAAGCTCGCCTCGGGGATCGCCCCGGTCCAGGACTACCTCGACCGCGGGGTCACGGTCGCGCTCGGTAACGACGGGCCGCCGTGTAACAACACGCTCGATCCGTTCACCGAGATGCGGCAGGCGAGCCTCCTCGGGAAGGTCGACGCCCGCGACCCGACCCGCCTCCCGGCGTCGACCGTGCTGGAGATGGCGACGGAAGGCGGCGCTCGGGCGGCCGGCTTCGACCGGCTCGGGACTCTCCGGGAGGGGCAGCGCGCCGACGTGATCGGTCTCACGACCGACCTGACCCGGGCGACGCCGATTCACGACCCGCTCTCGCACCTGGTGTACGCCGCCCGCGGCGACGACGTAGTCTTCGCGATGGTCGACGGCGAGGTGCGCTACGCCGACGGGGAACACGTCGGAATCGACGCCGACGCGGTCCGAGAGCGCGCCACTCGGCAGGCGAAACGCGTCGTCGAGGAGGCGGGGATCGAGACGGACGCGTCCGTCTGA
- a CDS encoding HPP family protein, producing MSLTARDLMEPDVKTVSPDDDVADVFKRFARYEFSGFPVVDGDERVVGVVTESDLVGLFEPEEETLWIPIGLPPFVDTLSYQVKRPWADLDLGVDMVRNADRPISEVMSGDVATVTPDEGVDAVLDLLVGDDPDINRVPVVDDEGRTVGIIARQDVIRAFRDKRLD from the coding sequence ATGTCCCTGACCGCCCGCGACCTGATGGAACCGGACGTGAAAACGGTCTCGCCCGACGACGATGTGGCCGACGTGTTCAAGCGGTTCGCCCGGTACGAGTTCAGCGGCTTCCCCGTGGTCGACGGCGACGAGCGGGTGGTCGGGGTCGTCACCGAGTCCGACCTCGTAGGCCTGTTCGAGCCCGAGGAGGAGACGCTGTGGATCCCGATCGGACTCCCGCCGTTCGTGGACACGCTCTCGTATCAGGTGAAACGTCCGTGGGCCGACCTCGATCTCGGCGTCGACATGGTCCGCAACGCGGACCGACCGATCTCCGAGGTGATGAGCGGGGACGTGGCGACGGTGACGCCCGACGAGGGGGTCGACGCCGTGTTGGACCTGCTCGTCGGTGACGACCCGGACATCAACCGCGTTCCCGTGGTCGACGACGAGGGGCGGACCGTCGGGATAATCGCCCGGCAGGACGTGATCCGCGCGTTCCGCGACAAGCGACTGGACTGA
- a CDS encoding metal-dependent hydrolase, translating into MYRNGHVGASLVVYAPFGFLVTALVSVEAGAVGALGVASTAMVPDLDVRVPFVKHRGITHTVWFALLVGGVFGTAGLALGIQNGAATALLFGGVGSLFGAVTTVSHLLADALTPVGIRPYAPVRDDEYTLDLFTAADPVANYALLGLGGVAAAVALVAGEALPV; encoded by the coding sequence ATGTACCGCAACGGCCACGTCGGGGCGTCGCTCGTCGTCTACGCTCCGTTCGGGTTCCTCGTCACCGCGCTCGTCTCGGTCGAGGCCGGGGCGGTCGGTGCGCTCGGCGTGGCGTCGACGGCGATGGTACCCGACCTCGACGTGCGCGTCCCGTTCGTCAAACACCGAGGGATCACGCACACCGTCTGGTTCGCGCTGCTCGTCGGGGGCGTGTTCGGGACTGCCGGACTGGCTCTCGGTATCCAGAACGGCGCCGCGACCGCGCTGCTGTTCGGCGGCGTCGGATCCCTCTTCGGCGCGGTGACGACCGTCTCGCACCTCCTCGCCGACGCGCTCACACCCGTGGGGATCCGGCCGTACGCGCCCGTGCGAGACGACGAGTACACGCTCGATCTGTTCACGGCCGCGGATCCGGTCGCCAACTACGCGTTGTTGGGGCTGGGCGGCGTCGCCGCCGCGGTCGCGCTCGTCGCCGGCGAGGCGCTACCAGTCTGA